The following are from one region of the Corylus avellana chromosome ca1, CavTom2PMs-1.0 genome:
- the LOC132167868 gene encoding probable carboxylesterase 15: MVRERKLVDEVSGWLRVYDDGSVDRTWTGPPEMKFVAEPIPAHEEFVDGVAVKDIVVNKKSGLRARIYLPERKLDEHDKFPILLHFHGGGFCISEADWYMYYHMYTRLARSARVICVSAFLRRAPEHCLPAAVDDGYSTLLWLRSSAQELQEPWLKESGDFNRVFLIGDSSGANLVHEVAARAGKIDLNPLRLAGGIPIHPGFVRSKRSKSELEQPQSPFLTLDMVDKFLGFALPAGCTKDHPITCPMGSLAPPLEELNLPPLLLCIAENDLVIDTEMEYYEAMKKAKKEVELLISHGMGHSFYLNKIAVDLDPNTAAQTDNLIAGIKEFIKKH; encoded by the exons ATGGTCCGTGAGAGGAAGCTCGTTGATGAGGTGTCCGGTTGGCTGCGGGTCTATGACGACGGCTCAGTGGACCGGACGTGGACCGGACCGCCGGAGATGAAATTCGTGGCCGAGCCAATCCCTGCCCATGAAGAATTCGTCGACGGAGTAGCCGTAAAAGACATCGTCGTGAATAAAAAGTCCGGTCTCCGAGCTCGGATTTATCTACCGGAGAGAAAGCTTGACGAACACGACAAGTTTCCAATCCTTCTTCACTTCCATGGAGGTGGGTTTTGCATTAGCGAAGCTGACTGGTACATGTACTACCACATGTACACCCGCCTTGCACGTTCAGCCCGAGTGATTTGTGTCTCGGCGTTCTTACGCCGCGCCCCCGAGCACTGTCTCCCGGCCGCCGTCGACGACGGCTACTCCACACTCCTCTGGCTGCGCTCGTCGGCTCAAG AATTGCAGGAGCCCTGGCTCAAAGAAAGTGGAGACTTCAACCGTGTTTTCCTCATCGGAGATAGCTCCGGAGCGAACCTCGTCCATGAAGTGGCTGCAAGAGCTGGAAAGATAGATTTGAACCCGTTGAGACTCGCCGGAGGGATTCCGATCCACCCAGGATTCGTACGGTCGAAGAGAAGCAAGTCGGAGCTAGAGCAACCTCAATCACCATTCCTAACGCTAGACATGGTGGACAAGTTTCTCGGCTTTGCGTTGCCAGCGGGGTGCACCAAAGACCACCCAATAACCTGTCCGATGGGGTCTTTGGCCCCTCCATTGGAGGAGCTCAACCTGCCGCCATTGCTGCTCTGCATAGCAGAGAATGACTTGGTGATAGACACAGAGATGGAGTATTACGAAGCCATGAAGAAGGCTAAAAAGGAAGTGGAGCTGTTGATTAGCCATGGAATGGGACATAGCTTCTATCTTAACAAAATTGCAGTGGATTTGGACCCAAATACGGCTGCCCAAACGGATAATCTCATTGCAGGGATCAAAGAATTCATCAAAAAGCACTAA